Part of the Elusimicrobiota bacterium genome is shown below.
TGGCCATCGAGGGCACCGGGTTTTTCCAGGTGTCTCTGCCCGACGGCAGCAAAGCCTATTCCCGGTCCGGCACCTTCCGACTGGACGCCGAGGGCCGCGTGGTCACGGCCGACGGTTATTTGCTGGAACCCGCCCTCACGGTCCCGGCCGACACCCAGGAGATCAGCGTGTCCCTGGACGGGACGGTGTCGGCCAAATCGGCCGCTTCCCCCGTTCCGGCGGTCATCGGCAACTTGGAGTTGGCGACGTTCTCCAACCCCCCGGGCCTCAAATCCCTGGGACACAGCCTCTACGCGGAAACGGCGGCTTCGGGAACGCCCCTCACGGGCACGCCCGGCGCCCAGGGCGTGGGATCGGTCCGGCAAGGAATGCTCGAAATGTCCAACGTGCGGGTGGTCGACGAAATGGTCAACATGATCACCGCCCAACGGGCCTACGAACTGAGTTCCAAAGCCATTCAGACGGCCGACGAAATGATCCGCCTGTCGAACAATCTCCGTGGGTAGAAGACTCTTTTCATTCGGTTGGGCGGCCGTCCTCGCGGGGATTTGCCTCCCCCTGCGGGCCGCTTCCGTACGCCCGATTTTGGACGCGGCCGACCGGGCGTTGTCCCGGGCTTTTCCATCAACGTCGGGCGAGTGGCGTTGGGAGCTCCTGGGCCCCGCGCCGGTCGTTCCGGCGGAGGTTGTCGACGTCGCGGCCGAAGCGGACCCCGTGGACCCGACGCCCCGCGCCCTCGTGTCTTTGACGGTGCGGCTGACCCGCAACGGCCGGCGGGTTCGGACGGTGTTGCTTTCCTATCGGCTTCATCGGACGGCCGCGGTGTGGGTCACGCGCCGCTCCGTGGCGGCCGGCGCCCCCGTTTCGATCGACGACCTGATTCAAGAACGCCGGGAGATTTCCCCGGCGGAACGACTCCTGGCCCCCGCCGACACGCCCGACCATCTTTGGGCGCGGCGGCTCCCGGCCGGAACGCCGCTCGCCGCCTCGATGGTGGTTCCCCGCCCCCTGGTTAAAAACGGCGAAACCGTCCGCGTGACCGTGACGGCCGGAACCCTTCGACTGAGCGCCACGGGACGGGCTTTGCGGGACGGCCGCTCCGGCGACGCCATTCCGGTGTGGCTTGCCTCCACCCGCCGCCCCGTCACGGCCACCGTGCGCGGGCCCGGACAGCTCGATTTGACCGCCCCCGGGGCCGCCCAGTGAACCGCTGGGTCCCGCTGGCGCTGTTGTTCGTCGCGGGTTGCTTCGGTCGCCGACCCACGCCACCGGCGCCGCCGCCCATCGCCGAAACGCCGCTATTGTCCCTCTTTGCCGACACCCGGGCCGGTCGCGTCGGGGACCTGGTCACCGTGCAAATCATGGAAACGTCCAAGGGTTCCCGTCGAGTCACCTCCCGCGCCGACAAAGAGGGCGATTTGTCCGTGGATTTAAAAACGAACACCGGCGGCAAAGCCGCCCGCTCCTCCCTGGGTCTTAAGACGACCAACGACACCAACGCCGAATCGGGCCTGGAGCGCCGGGGGTCCTTGATCGCCAACATGACGGCTCGGGTGATCGACATTCTGCCCGGCGGTTTGCTCCGACTCGAAGGCGAGCAGACCATCGTTCTGGAGGGCGGCGAACAAACCATTCGGTTGAAGGGCCTCGCCCGGCCCGCGGACATTGGGCCCGGAAACACGATTCTCTCCACGCGGCTGGCCGACGCCCGCATTGAATACAAAAGCCGCCGGGAACCCTCCGTCCACCATCGGGGTCTTTTGGCCTGGCTGGTCGGGATCGTTTTCTAGCGGAAGGATGACATGAAACCAGGCTGGTTTTTGTTGTTGGGAATCGCGGGGGCGTTGAACCTCTCGGCGGCCGAAACCCGGGTGAAGGACGTCGCCCGGGTGGGCGGCGTTCGAGACATGGAACTGGTGGGGTACGGGCTGGTAACGGGCCTGCGCGGAACCGGCGACCGGCCCGGCTCCGGACCGGCGGCCCAATCCCTCGTCAATTTATTGAATCGATTGGGGGTCGCGGCCTCGCCCCAGGAACTCCAATCCAGCAACATCGCGGCGGTGGCGGTCACGGCCCGGGTGCCGGCGTACAGCCGGCCGGGCGCGGCGATGGACGCCCGGGTTTCGTCCTTGGGGAACGCCTCGCGGCTGGAAGGCGGGACACTGCTTTTGACGGCCCTTTTGGGCGTCGATGGAAAAGCCTACGCCACCGCCCAGGGACGATTGGCGGAGGAACCGGAATCGGGCGAGGACCGAAAAGGTTCCGCCTCCGCGGGCGGGGCGACCACGGCTTTTCTGCCCAGCGGCGTGCTGCTGGAGAAACCCCTGGGGGGGCCCGCCGCCGAAACCGACGGACATTTGGCCGTCACGCTGGATCGACCCGACGCGGTGACGGCCGAACGCATCGCCCAGGCGGTCCAGGAAACCCTGAAAGCGCCCTCCCGGGCCACGGACCCGGGCCGGGTGGACGTGGAAATTCCCGACGATTTTCGGGAGGACCCCGTGGGATTCGCGGCGCGCGTCGAGCGCGTGGCGGTCACCCCGGACGAAGCCCCCCGGGTGGTTTTGAATGAACGCACGGGGACGGTCATTGCCGGGCAGGGGGTTCGCATCGCGCCGGTGGCGATCTCCCACGGCGGCGTCAAAATCGAAATCGGCGGGGGGCCGGCCCGGGCCGAGGCCGACGTCACGTCGCTGGTGGACCTCTTAAGCGGGCTGGGCGTGCGCCCCCGGGACGTGGTCGTTATTTTCCAGATGCTCAAGCGTCTCGGCGCGCTCAAGGCCGAACTGGTGCTGATGTGAAACTTTCCCGAACCGCGCCCCCCGCCCCGCCGCCGACCCGTTCCAACGATCGCCTGAAACAGGCCTGCCGGGGTTTCGAGGGCATTTTCCTGCACGCGCTTTTAAAAGAAATGCGCTCCACGGTGGACGCGACCGCCCTCGGCGGGTCCGGTCCCGCCCGGGAGATCACCCAGGACATGTATGACCAGTCGCTGAGCGAGGAGATGTCCCGCGCCGGCGGCCTCGGCGTGGGTCCGATGCTCTACCGCCAGTTGAACCGGGCTCAAGTTCCCGCGCCCGGGGCCGATAAAGGAAGTGAGAGGAGGATACATCCATGATTCCATCCATTGGTTCCTCGGGGCCCCAGGGCTCCCGGGGCGCGTCCGCCGCCGATGAAACGGCCAAAACGGGCGCCGCCGCCAAAAAACGTCCCGCCGCCGCGTCGGAGGCTCAGGATCAGGTGACCCTGTCGCCCGTGGCCCGGGACCTGCAGGTTCTGCGGGCCCACGTGAACGACGGCGCCGCCGACCGGGCCGCCAAAGTGGCCGCGTTGAAAGAACGCGTCGCGCGCGGCGATTACCGCGTGAGCACCGATGACCTGGCCGCCCGAATCCGGGACGCCTGGTCCGCCTGACGCCTTGACGGCCGTGGCCGCCGACACCCCCCTCGCGCGGATGGAATCCGCGTTGGAGGAGATTACGCGTCTGTGCGGGGAACTCCGGGACATCATGACCGAGGAACGAACCGCCCTGGTCGCCGCCCGGCGGGACGCCCTGCCGGAACTTCTCCGAAAAAAGGCCGACGGCCTTCAGCGCTTGGCCGACGCCGACGAACGACGGCGACGGTGCGCCCTTCAATTGGAACGATCCTGGGGCTGGGCCCCGGTGGACCGCCCCCTCTCCCAACTCGCCTCGCGCCTGGACGCCCCCACCCGGGAACGTTTGGTTGGGAAAAAAGACCGCCTGCTCCAGGTCATGCGCGACTTGTGCGCCTTGAACGAAGCCAACGGCCGGTTGATCCGCCAAGCCGTCACGGTGGGCCGCCGCCTTTTGGACTGGGCCACGGCCCCCCGCGAATTCATTTACGGTCCGGCCGGGCTTGAACGCGACGCCGCCGGGCGCGTCGTCCACCAACGTGCGTGACCATCGACCCGGGGGGTTTGCCCCGGCCCCCGATCGCACGGCGGGGAATTGACCCGTGTCTCTTCTCGCCAGTTTTGAAATCGGCACCCGGTCCCTTCGCACCTTTCAAACCGCCATTCAGACGGTCTCCCACAACATTTCCAACGTCAACACCCCCGGATACTCCCGCCAACGAATCGTGTTGACCACGGAGCAACCCGATCTGACGGACCGCTTCGACGTCGGCCGGGGCGTCCGGATGATGGGCGTCGAGCGCCTGCGGGACGCTTTTTTTGAAGCCAGCTGGCGTCGCGAAACCACGGGACAAGGACAGGCCGAAGCCCTGGCCACGGCCTACAAGTCGGCGGAATCCCTTTTTCCCGAGCCCAACGGAGACGGTCTGTCGACCCGCATGGACAAGTTTTGGTCCGCCTGGCAAGAATTGGCCAACCACCCCACGGACCCGGGAATCCGCGCGGTGGTCTTGACCCGGGGCGCCGACTTGGCCGCCGGGCTCAACCAGACTCTTCAGGGACTGACGCAACAGCGGGCCGATGTGGACAGCGAAATGGCCGCCGTGATTCCCCAAATCAACGCCACCGCCCGTGAAATTTACCAGCTGAACGACGCCATCAAAACGGCCCTGCTGAACGGCCAAACCCCCAACGACGCTTTGGACCGCCGGGATTTCCTGGTGGGCCAATTGTCCCAGTGGACGTCGGTTCAGGTGGTGGACCACGCCGACGGCTCCGTGGCGGTTTACGCCGGAGGGGCGCCGTTGGTCGAGGAAGGCCGCGTGGGGTCTCTGGAAACGTTCCCCCGGGCGGGAGACCCCGAAGGCCACCTGGCGATCCGTTGGAAAGAAACCGGGGACGCCTTTGAGCCCGTGGGAGGGCGCTTGGGGGGCCTCGTGGCCGCCCGGGACACGGTGTTGACCGGGCTCACCCAATCGTTGAAGGACTGGTCCCGGACGCTCCGGGACGAAGTCAACGCCCTGCACCGAACCGGCGTGGGCCTGGACGGCTCCACGGGCCTACGGGGCGCGGTGAATTTCCCCGGAACTCTGGCGGCCGACGCCACGGTGTCGTTGAACGGCGTCGACATCGCCCTCACGGCCGGGGACGACCTGGCCACCGTCGTTTCCCGTCTCAACGCCCAGGAAGCCGCCACGGGCGTCCACGCCGCGGTGGACGGCGCGCGCCTGGTGCTGGCCCCGGGCGGCGCTTCCCCCCAAACCGTTCGAATGACGGGCGACCCCGACGGCGCCTGGAAAACCCTGGGCATCGTCAACGACTTTTTCGCCGGGGAACCCGGCGCCCTGGGGTTATCGGAGGCCGTCCAAAACAACCCGGACGCCGTCGCGGCGTCCGTGTCCGGCGCCCCGGGGGACAACGCCCTGGCCCGCGCTTTGGCCGGTCTCCGGGAGAAAAAGGTTTTTTCCGACGGCCACGCGAGTTTCGACGGCTCCTACCAGGGGTTTCTGGCCGACCTGGGCGCGCGGTCGGCCGCCGCCCAAGCCACCCACGACAACCAAACCTTTTTGGTTCAACAAATCGATCAACTGCGGGAATCCGTCTCCGGCGTTTCTCTGGACGAGGAACTGACGGATCTAATCCGCTACCAGCGGTCCTACGAAATGGCGGCGCGGTCCATCCAAACCGCCGACGAAATGTTGAGCACGTTGCTCGACATGGTCCATCGATAACCGGGAGGTTCCTGTGCGCGTCACCGAACGATTGATCCACCGCGGGGTCGTGGACGAAATCCACGGCCATCTGGCCGCCATGGCCAAACTCCAACAGCAAATCGCTTCCGGCAAGCGCCTCACGGGCCTGTCCGAGGAGCCCATCGACGCCGCCCGGTCGATCCGCCTCCAAGCGTCGGCCGCGGGGCTCGATCAATTCAAGAAAAACACCCAGGAAGCCCTGGCCTGGATGAACGCGACGCTCGGGGCCCTGAGCCGGGTTCGCGAAGTTCTCCAGGAAGCCCGGACCGACGCCCTGGAGGGCGGAACGGACTCCACCCCGACGGACAGCCGGCACGCGCTGGGCGAAAGCGTCGCGCGACTTCGGGAATCCCTGGTGGAATTGGCCAATTCCAAGTGGGAGGGCGCTTCCCTGTTCGGCGGCCACGCCACGACCGCCGCGCCCTTTGCCGCGGACGGGACGTACCGGGGCGACACCGGAACCATCGGACGCGACATCGCCCCGGGGGAAACCACCACGGTCAATTACAACGGCGACGAGGTGTTCCGGAACGGGACGAACCTCTTCGCCGCTCTGGACGCCCTTCAAACCGCCCTCCAAAACGACGACCCCGCGGCCGTTCGCGGCGCCGTGCCGGCCCTGGACGACGGAATCAAGAAAGTGCTCCGGATGGAGGCGTCCCTGGGGGCCGAAACGGAACGCGTCACTCTGACGCAATCCCGGTTGGACGAGATGAACGTCACCCTGACCAAACGCCGCTCGGAAAACGACGACACGGACATGGCCCAAGCGGCCATGGACCTGCAAAGCGAAAACAACGTCTACCAGGCCTCCTTGGCGGCTTCGGCGCGCCTGTTCGGCGCCTCGCTGCTGGACTTTCTCAAATGACCCGGCGCGCGCGACCGCCCCTGACCACCACGCGCTTCGGCGTCCTTCGGCCCGACGCCGCCTCGGTTTTGACGCTGGTCGGCGGCTTGGTGGGTTTCCCCGGCCAACGGCGGTTTCTGTTGTTGGACCACGCGGGCCGGGGCGATTTCGGCTGGCTGCAAAGCGCGGACGACGGCAGCCTGGCCTTTCCCGTCACCGATCCGCGGCGCCACCTGCCCGATTGCCGTTACGTTTTTGGCCCGGCCGACCTGGCGGGATTGCGGTTGGGCTCCCGCGCCCTCCCCGACGTTCTGGTCACCGTTTCCGTCACGCCCGACGGCGGCGTGCGACTCAACTTGTCCGGACCGCTCGTGTTTAATTTCCGCCGGCGCCTCGGGCGCCAGCTGGTCCAATCCCCGGTCGGCGACCCGATCCCCGTGACGCTCCCGTGCTCCTTCTCTCCCGTCGAAAAGGCGAAAGCCTCCTGATCGGCGACACCGTGGAAATCACGGTGCTCGCGGTGGAAGGCGGAAACGTTCGGTTGGGCATCCGCGCCCCCGGCGCGGTGCCCGTTTATCGGCGGGAACTCTACGACAGCATTCGAGCGGAGAACCGGGATTCGGCCGCCGCGGGGGTGGAGGATTTGTCCCGGGCCTTGGCCCGGGGCGGTTCTACGCCGACGTCGGCGGCGCCGTCACCGTTCCGGCGGCCCCCCCGGGGCGCTCGACCTTAACGGCTTTCGGTCGCCCCAATTCCTTTTTTAATTTCCGTAATTCGGCGTCCTTCAATTCCAATTCCTGCTTCATAAGGTCGTTCTCGCGCAGAAGCCAAAAGCGGTCCACCGCGTGGGACACGACCGCCAGCACCTCGTCGTCGTTCCAGGGCTTGGTGAGAAACCGGAAAATGCGTCCGTCCAACACCGCGGCGGTGAACACCGAGGAGTCCGTGTGCCCGGACAGCATGAGCCGCACCGTTTGGGGCCACCGCCGTCCCACTTCCTTGAGAAGTTCAACCCCGTTCATGCCGGGCATCCGGTAATCGGAGATGATCACGTGGGCGGGGCCGGTGTCCCGCAGGAGGCGCAGGCCTTCGTCGCCCGACAACGCCGTGAGCACTTCCACGTCTATTTTTTGGAGCAGACGGCGAAGGGATTTGACCACCCCCTGATCGTCGTCAACGCACAACACCCGTATGTTGGACACCATGGACATCCTCCCGTCAGACTCCGCGACTCAAATCGTTTCCGGGGTCCCGGCCGCGTTTTAGCGCGGCGGATCCGTCTCCAGGCACGTCACCGCGTTTTCCAAAATCCAGGCCGGCAATTTGGACAGGGGCACGGCGTCCCGGGCGGCCCCGCTTTCGACCGCCAGGCGCGGCAATTCGGCCGCGAAACAGGTGGAGCCCTCCTGCGCCGCCGTGCGGGCGCCCCCCGCCCGCAGGACCGCAAGGCCCGCCACGCCGTCCTCCCCCAGGCCCGTCAAAAGAACCCCCACCGCCCGAGCCCCCGCGGCCAAGGACGCCGATCGAAACAAGACGTCGAAGCTGGGCCGATGGCCCCCCACCAACGGTCCCTCCACGATTTCCACGTGGGGGGCCTTGGCCGAGGCGGCCAGCAGGGCGTGGCGGTTGCCCGGAGCGATCAGTATCTGCCCCGGGCGAAGGACGTCGTTGGGCACGCCTTCTTTGACTTCCATGCGGCAAACGCCCGCCAGCCGCCGCGCGAAGGCGCCGGTGTGGGATTGGGGCAGGCGCGTCGCGACCAACACCCCGGGCGTGTCTTCGGGCAGGGCCTTGAGAATTTCTTGAAGCGCGGGCGTGCCCCCTTCTCCGGCGGCCAGGACGATCACCGGCGAACCGCTCCGTTTCGCGCCGGTCCGCCACAGGTCCCGCGGGAGCGCCTCGATGGGGGTCCGCTTTCGAAAACAATCGAACGACAGGCTGGCGGCCGCCGCCCGGTGAATTTCGCCGATCAAAAGGGTCGGGACGTCGCTCAAATCGTCGCCCGACCCGGTGGAAGGCGACGGCAAGGCGGCCACGGCGCCGCGTTCCAAGCAGCGCAGAACCGAATCGCCCTCGTCGTCGCCGCCGCAAAGGACGACCGGCAGAGGGTCCGTGTCCATTAGGGTTTCCAAGAAACGGGACCCGTTTCCGGCGGCGGTGCCCATGGTGAGGACGAGGACCTGGGGGTCGAAGTCCCGGCGAAGGGGGTCCCACCCCTCGGGACCCGCCAGGGATTGAACCCGAACCCCTCCCTGGCGTTGAAGGAGGTCGGCCAAGCTCCGCCGACCGGCGGCCGAGGCGTCCATGACCAGCACCCGAACCGGTCGCGGCGGAATCAGGGACGCCGACCCGGTCGATTCCGTTTTTTCAGCGGGTGGCGACACACGCCCCCCCGTCGCTCGAACGAACCGATCGATCCACATGAAAAACGAC
Proteins encoded:
- the flgG gene encoding flagellar basal-body rod protein FlgG, whose product is MLRALWTAASGMSAQQLNVDTIANNLANVNTAGFKKLRVDYQDLYYQTLKEPGASEEGGVSPTGLEVGMGTYPVATQKIFTPGDLENTENPLDLAIEGTGFFQVSLPDGSKAYSRSGTFRLDAEGRVVTADGYLLEPALTVPADTQEISVSLDGTVSAKSAASPVPAVIGNLELATFSNPPGLKSLGHSLYAETAASGTPLTGTPGAQGVGSVRQGMLEMSNVRVVDEMVNMITAQRAYELSSKAIQTADEMIRLSNNLRG
- the flgA gene encoding flagellar basal body P-ring formation protein FlgA, coding for MGRRLFSFGWAAVLAGICLPLRAASVRPILDAADRALSRAFPSTSGEWRWELLGPAPVVPAEVVDVAAEADPVDPTPRALVSLTVRLTRNGRRVRTVLLSYRLHRTAAVWVTRRSVAAGAPVSIDDLIQERREISPAERLLAPADTPDHLWARRLPAGTPLAASMVVPRPLVKNGETVRVTVTAGTLRLSATGRALRDGRSGDAIPVWLASTRRPVTATVRGPGQLDLTAPGAAQ
- a CDS encoding flagellar basal body L-ring protein FlgH → MNRWVPLALLFVAGCFGRRPTPPAPPPIAETPLLSLFADTRAGRVGDLVTVQIMETSKGSRRVTSRADKEGDLSVDLKTNTGGKAARSSLGLKTTNDTNAESGLERRGSLIANMTARVIDILPGGLLRLEGEQTIVLEGGEQTIRLKGLARPADIGPGNTILSTRLADARIEYKSRREPSVHHRGLLAWLVGIVF
- a CDS encoding flagellar basal body P-ring protein FlgI, which translates into the protein MKPGWFLLLGIAGALNLSAAETRVKDVARVGGVRDMELVGYGLVTGLRGTGDRPGSGPAAQSLVNLLNRLGVAASPQELQSSNIAAVAVTARVPAYSRPGAAMDARVSSLGNASRLEGGTLLLTALLGVDGKAYATAQGRLAEEPESGEDRKGSASAGGATTAFLPSGVLLEKPLGGPAAETDGHLAVTLDRPDAVTAERIAQAVQETLKAPSRATDPGRVDVEIPDDFREDPVGFAARVERVAVTPDEAPRVVLNERTGTVIAGQGVRIAPVAISHGGVKIEIGGGPARAEADVTSLVDLLSGLGVRPRDVVVIFQMLKRLGALKAELVLM
- a CDS encoding rod-binding protein, which produces MKLSRTAPPAPPPTRSNDRLKQACRGFEGIFLHALLKEMRSTVDATALGGSGPAREITQDMYDQSLSEEMSRAGGLGVGPMLYRQLNRAQVPAPGADKGSERRIHP
- the flgM gene encoding flagellar biosynthesis anti-sigma factor FlgM, which translates into the protein MIPSIGSSGPQGSRGASAADETAKTGAAAKKRPAAASEAQDQVTLSPVARDLQVLRAHVNDGAADRAAKVAALKERVARGDYRVSTDDLAARIRDAWSA
- a CDS encoding flagellar protein FlgN, with amino-acid sequence MAADTPLARMESALEEITRLCGELRDIMTEERTALVAARRDALPELLRKKADGLQRLADADERRRRCALQLERSWGWAPVDRPLSQLASRLDAPTRERLVGKKDRLLQVMRDLCALNEANGRLIRQAVTVGRRLLDWATAPREFIYGPAGLERDAAGRVVHQRA
- the flgK gene encoding flagellar hook-associated protein FlgK; its protein translation is MSLLASFEIGTRSLRTFQTAIQTVSHNISNVNTPGYSRQRIVLTTEQPDLTDRFDVGRGVRMMGVERLRDAFFEASWRRETTGQGQAEALATAYKSAESLFPEPNGDGLSTRMDKFWSAWQELANHPTDPGIRAVVLTRGADLAAGLNQTLQGLTQQRADVDSEMAAVIPQINATAREIYQLNDAIKTALLNGQTPNDALDRRDFLVGQLSQWTSVQVVDHADGSVAVYAGGAPLVEEGRVGSLETFPRAGDPEGHLAIRWKETGDAFEPVGGRLGGLVAARDTVLTGLTQSLKDWSRTLRDEVNALHRTGVGLDGSTGLRGAVNFPGTLAADATVSLNGVDIALTAGDDLATVVSRLNAQEAATGVHAAVDGARLVLAPGGASPQTVRMTGDPDGAWKTLGIVNDFFAGEPGALGLSEAVQNNPDAVAASVSGAPGDNALARALAGLREKKVFSDGHASFDGSYQGFLADLGARSAAAQATHDNQTFLVQQIDQLRESVSGVSLDEELTDLIRYQRSYEMAARSIQTADEMLSTLLDMVHR
- the flgL gene encoding flagellar hook-associated protein FlgL; translation: MRVTERLIHRGVVDEIHGHLAAMAKLQQQIASGKRLTGLSEEPIDAARSIRLQASAAGLDQFKKNTQEALAWMNATLGALSRVREVLQEARTDALEGGTDSTPTDSRHALGESVARLRESLVELANSKWEGASLFGGHATTAAPFAADGTYRGDTGTIGRDIAPGETTTVNYNGDEVFRNGTNLFAALDALQTALQNDDPAAVRGAVPALDDGIKKVLRMEASLGAETERVTLTQSRLDEMNVTLTKRRSENDDTDMAQAAMDLQSENNVYQASLAASARLFGASLLDFLK
- a CDS encoding flagellar assembly protein FliW, with product MTRRARPPLTTTRFGVLRPDAASVLTLVGGLVGFPGQRRFLLLDHAGRGDFGWLQSADDGSLAFPVTDPRRHLPDCRYVFGPADLAGLRLGSRALPDVLVTVSVTPDGGVRLNLSGPLVFNFRRRLGRQLVQSPVGDPIPVTLPCSFSPVEKAKAS
- the csrA gene encoding carbon storage regulator CsrA, which produces MLLLSRRKGESLLIGDTVEITVLAVEGGNVRLGIRAPGAVPVYRRELYDSIRAENRDSAAAGVEDLSRALARGGSTPTSAAPSPFRRPPRGARP
- a CDS encoding response regulator, which produces MVSNIRVLCVDDDQGVVKSLRRLLQKIDVEVLTALSGDEGLRLLRDTGPAHVIISDYRMPGMNGVELLKEVGRRWPQTVRLMLSGHTDSSVFTAAVLDGRIFRFLTKPWNDDEVLAVVSHAVDRFWLLRENDLMKQELELKDAELRKLKKELGRPKAVKVERPGGAAGTVTAPPTSA
- a CDS encoding chemotaxis response regulator protein-glutamate methylesterase yields the protein MSPPAEKTESTGSASLIPPRPVRVLVMDASAAGRRSLADLLQRQGGVRVQSLAGPEGWDPLRRDFDPQVLVLTMGTAAGNGSRFLETLMDTDPLPVVLCGGDDEGDSVLRCLERGAVAALPSPSTGSGDDLSDVPTLLIGEIHRAAAASLSFDCFRKRTPIEALPRDLWRTGAKRSGSPVIVLAAGEGGTPALQEILKALPEDTPGVLVATRLPQSHTGAFARRLAGVCRMEVKEGVPNDVLRPGQILIAPGNRHALLAASAKAPHVEIVEGPLVGGHRPSFDVLFRSASLAAGARAVGVLLTGLGEDGVAGLAVLRAGGARTAAQEGSTCFAAELPRLAVESGAARDAVPLSKLPAWILENAVTCLETDPPR